A single window of Cataglyphis hispanica isolate Lineage 1 chromosome 2, ULB_Chis1_1.0, whole genome shotgun sequence DNA harbors:
- the LOC126859005 gene encoding serine-rich adhesin for platelets, whose product MDVSFTNVLEGARQYFQGLPVPSTGGGAATSVDLHATSSTNSASSTSTHDHDASQPTQSNSTSANSSSNVQESNRYPIDVRPSLSVESSNAASASSFWNPHVEPYPPQPTKVEVSDTRPGDESSAMEPSSSSSGTVTLTEMQPSNHQSSSSSSAVASIVASSTNFSQRSPPASSSSSSTPSSSDHNHHHQLHTSTSNVSSHLHQMQPPQPHSPGPVYQQLNSVSRSSFNTAEMLASSSSHSVSTYQTASNNDRQSQPIVVQRTQYYPRYHHPDITKCAPAPYSQSSIYQSANVAQPSSTVQQPSTRPTPMEQNNASSSGIVAQGHCPPEQQRVPGTYGNNVPSVQNPIGGSNVYGSGSSSSSSSSQNYRSANQYQQQAHRLAQASASSLNDRSHSSDAHSSTVPFSSSSMVSPRQPAAGNSSSSYIPSQSQSQNLPGHIPSPSAVSSVHHQQQQQQQSSSLQQQHPSRINVSPHGSHASSYGNRVLPPPTHSAPTPTSSAAAINHSQQHMPPPSGYHVGTTPSPHHEMSSHHATPSPHHATPSPQRQSPHVSNLHNPHASPSPHHTPSPHNSFQPHSPTYPPPPPPASSRSTPHSYNLPSATSQHYQTNYVATARDTTMPLPFAPPPSSQSSYHSFQKSSQSEAQGNTYYSQSGRSHSQSYGMQQMLVPPQTIFPGTPSSNNLSSYQQSGSKHTIYNGAEMTKRNAIDVTAPYATHRSSAQRSSNTHNLPPIAALSSYHSNRREFLEKSAQSMVQRQRIHSTNVNNKVAPAAIPPTTLSSMAMPAQRLEYPMTPTSVMNHAIPVNGRTTTVTNMTYSTRYSGQQGYLSSYATTLAPSHHGSNSTSSTTVTSISHDGIGSARSSVSTIHAYQSSDESDRAAGSSSHHHHQHHHHHQPPTRITTENYGYKEYPPYQNSASSSSSQTAPAAMASPSPSSAVRKRESPLDLSVKTVKTSADSTAQDDLEATSTDKHVSSSNLGTTRSNVNRSMPPPPAVHQSTPAQPSYPSSYDSRPSSNSSRNSIPVTCVRASTPQTVCAPKVDFLPDFNSAPLRHQSHHENPLRRSTTQLYVPPAQPLSSHHANNSASLPHMSTFKKRPLPTSLYDGLTIPPPSSSSASSASYLQTNDSMSSRFSKYSPMMDPSRVGPSTLPAQDYTPNSNKYYLGDNKVKFDQQFSQRERMPFKRTGEAIYGIGSPSKQPRVSWRVPSTDKQIAEPKLSTGSVLNEQQKRQEMSLPVPLPNGTLVTSGVYDQRVDSGGYSASESSRYQSAYCDKKIYPESKIVRSSPSSYNHPAISKPNANMHVLPQQLSGAQPIYSNYRQALQKSASSLCAMPGGQPMDQPSNTGADKRVLSLLRNSLENKQQRDEQLNSQQPILVNHSQQSFQNKVVAPVEPKTNIGRHNLSPFTAASLLERNSNTPPHYKLHVPRAVDSITQEAPRSMYASRVNASATLPGKEASLVGPRGAENQIHRDKDDGLAAILAAKIRTKAELKQVGIGQFTTKAPQDMLSTPKEIDNAASTSTPPQSGSSAGSPPKLTREKTVCLPPRRRLFSRTEDDNMPVAATVPAVVTIASTVPARASGCRSSSETSVFDFRESDSEGEMPVLERQTLEEMRRDRKQLSKVQPPIPLNDAVCMNMASSTDLVKIELKENDKINDMDPFWSTACDKFIEQLRTGDSAKKRGRRKKLGGTTTLKLEEATNDSDKESDTNASQSCRSEDIKESLETNKEDKNSILKDIKIKIEPGLKKDDDKHSNDDSDEIPLIKRKKQEVKKEDSDCDEEVICQRRRNRRGSRIKLESSSGSESSSEDSDASTEFHGSSVADRLRARKRSMANVSEGMKLRSRDATPHKVKTEKESKVSTPPKGGTSQKAKPKPLFGDGSDFRPGWEEEVYVYKRSLRMPPRLITVSKPSRFHRLSTSLPDLDPGSPALSVSMDSSDVCLSRNKRLIIDSDMESNYSFSITGLGSKIDDEEATSSTTVSCPPKTMLKHFRSENNSIVDVLAQKVGSSGSSQKDLKKKQNSKGSKVFNKNSNEPELLPTPSLTPLVSSETSKNSKNKVSLKNNKNSIKVANSVLLGYFRKETVNNFRDAFKNNHTLPNEFSTMVLKSRTRTETKILKKEATIREVFGEDRPASAPPMQNHDDTSQDDDSQNETPETVLGKVRTLKQKVVSRLRNAGILRSHKAIANSKRRLLTAERRKDLLKSLANKKLHCIKTEMEQDETNDVREEENNDEDDKNDLEIRNKKKLKLRPGRRKFSSGFDYIRKKKKPLKRDEALPKERKRQSQANKPSPECVADIQSEIRTWVIKKGVGETILHRAARLGYTDVTAYCLEKLNSTPSPKDNAGYTPLHEACSKGHLEIAKLLLAYGANVSESANGGIRPLHEAAENGATELVRLLLSYGADPLLATYSGQTPLMLAVDTEANSILEQHLDDIQGRVTVPWSFAGPASIFDPEETGYNPLDDVPSDNLESVELNDVEMEVSDINLPVLFTLNNDPDKWVLLQDLMAILRIKSRDALLRQINPKAHSGPPAIAHRDVMRELKLPDFLEQTRCCHLLSGGERINVRGSKVTLIKYNDKVKSLLNVEKVLINLR is encoded by the exons ATGGATGTGAGCTTCACGAACGTGTTAGAGGGGGCTCGCCAGTACTTCCAGGGACTGCCTGTACCGAGTACAGGTGGTGGCGCAGCTACATCAGTGGATCTCCACGCAACATCCTCCACGAATTCCGCCTCGTCCACATCGACGCACGATCATGATGCGTCGCAGCCGACTCAGTCAAACTCGACTTCCgccaacagcagcagcaatgTCCAGGAGTCGAATCGTTACCCCATTGACGTCAGACCGTCGTTGTCGGTGGAGAGCAGTAATGCTGCTTCCGCTTCTAGTTTCTGGAATCCGCACGTGGAACCTTATCCACCGCAGCCGACCAAGGTTGAAGTTTCGGACACGAGACCAGGGGATGAAAGCTCCGCCATGGAACCCAGTTCTTCCTCCTCGGGCACCGTTACTTTAACCGAAATGCAACCTTCTAATCATCAgtcctcttcctcttcatcCGCCGTCGCCTCTATCGTCGCATCGTCAACGAATTTCTCGCAGAGATCACCACCAGCATCGTCATCGTCTTCGTCTACCCCGTCCTCCAGCGATCATAATCATCATCACCAGTTGCATACTTCAACCTCGAACGTGTCGTCACATTTGCATCAGATGCAACCACCTCAGCCACATTCCCCGGGACCGGTGTATCAGCAACTCAACAGCGTTAGCAGATCATCTTTTAACACGGCGGAAATGCTCGCCTCTTCTTCATCACACTCCGTTTCGACTTATCAGACCGCGAGCAACAATGATCGGCAGTCACAACCAATTGTTGTGCAGAGGACTCAATATTATCCGCGTTATCATCATCCGGATATCACGAAATGTGCACCGGCTCCATACTCCCAGAGTTCCATTTATCAGTCCGCTAACGTAGCGCAGCCTTCAAGCACGGTTCAACAACCGAGCACAAGGCCGACACCGATGGAGCAGAACAACGCGTCGTCGTCCGGAATCGTCGCTCAAGGACACTGTCCGCCGGAACAGCAACGAGTACCCGGCACTTACGGCAACAATGTGCCGTCCGTTCAGAATCCTATTGGCGGGTCTAATGTATATGGATCCggctcctcttcctcctcctcttcctctcagAATTACCGTTCCGCCAATCAATATCAGCAACAGGCCCATCGTTTGGCGCAAGCTTCTGCTTCGAGTCTCAATGACAGATCGCATAGCTCGGATGCGCACTCTTCCACCGTTCCTTTTTCCTCATCGTCAATGGTCAGTCCGCGTCAGCCCGCTGCAGGCAATTCCTCCTCCAGTTACATTCCTTCGCAGTCGCAATCGCAGAATCTTCCGGGGCACATTCCGTCGCCGTCCGCTGTCTCCTCGGTGCACCatcaacaacaacagcagcaacagTCGTCGTCGCTGCAGCAGCAACATCCTAGTCGTATAAACGTGTCACCACACGGTTCGCACGCTTCCTCATATGGAAATCGCGTGCTACCGCCACCCACGCATAGTGCTCCAACGCCGACCTCTTCCGCCGCGGCGATAAACCATTCGCAGCAGCATATGCCACCACCGAGCGGCTACCATGTGGGAACAACGCCGTCGCCGCATCACGAGATGTCGTCGCATCATGCAACTCCGTCGCCGCATCACGCAACTCCGTCTCCGCAGCGGCAGTCGCCTCATGTGTCCAATCTACACAATCCGCATGCATCTCCATCTCCTCATCATACACCTTCTCCGCACAACAGCTTTCAGCCACACTCGCCGACCTatccgccgccgccaccgccggcTTCGTCGAGGTCGACGCCGCATTCGTACAACTTGCCATCGGCCACCTCTCAACATTATCAAACGAATTACGTGGCGACAGCTCGTGACACGACGATGCCCTTGCCTTTCGCACCGCCGCCATCATCCCAATCTTCGTACCATTCCTTCCAGAAGAGCTCGCAATCGGAGGCTCAAGGGAATACTTATTATTCTCAATCCGGCCGATCTCACAGTCAATCGTATGGTATGCAACAAATGCTAGTGCCGCCGCAGACGATATTTCCCGGCACACCTAGTAGTAACAATCTAAGTAGCTATCAGCAAAGCGGCAGCAAGCATACCATATACAATGGTGCGGAAATGACGAAGAGAAATGCGATAGATGTTACAGCACCCTATGCTACGCATCGTTCATCTGCGCAAAGGAGCAGCAACACGCACAACCTGCCACCCATTGCCGCTCTTTCATCTTATCATTCCAACAGGCgagaatttttggaaaaatcggCGCAATCAATGGTGCAACGACAACGAATACATTCGACGAACGTTAACAATAAAGTGGCGCCCGCCGCAATACCACCAACGACACTTTCGTCGATGGCGATGCCCGCGCAGAGACTCGAATATCCGATGACTCCGACTTCGGTAATGAATCACGCGATACCGGTGAATGGCAGGACAACCACCGTGACGAATATGACGTATAGCACTCGATATAGCGGCCAACAAGGCTATCTCTCGTCATACGCCACTACGCTTGCGCCTAGTCATCACGGCAGCAATTCCACCAGCAGCACCACAGTGACTTCTATCAGTCACGATGGTATTGGCAGCGCGAGGTCCTCGGTTTCAACAATCCACGCGTATCAGTCTTCCGACGAGTCGGATCGAGCGGCGGGATCGTCgtctcatcatcatcatcaacatcatcatcatcatcagccGCCAACGCGAATAACAACCGAAAATTATGGCTACAAAGAATATCCTCCTTATCAAAACTCGGCATCGTCTAGCAGCAGTCAAACTGCCCCCGCTGCTATGGCTTCTCCATCGCCAAGCAGCGCAGTTCGGAAGAGGGAGTCACCTTTGGATCTATCTGTAAAAACAGTTAAAACATCGGCCGATTCCACGGCGCAGGACGATCTTGAAGCTACCAGCACTGACAAACATGTCAGTAGCTCGAATTTAGGTACGACCAGGAGCAATGTGAATAGATCGATGCCACCTCCACCTGCTGTGCATCAATCGACACCAGCTCAGCCGTCATATCCTTCGTCATACGACTCTAGACCTTCGAGTAATAGCTCGAGGAATTCCATTCCCGTGACCTGTGTTCGCGCATCGACACCACAAACAGTGTGTGCACCCAAGGTCGATTTCCTGCCGGACTTCAACTCGGCGCCACTACGCCATCAATCGCACCACGAGAATCCTCTTCGTAGGAGCACCACGCAGTTGTACGTTCCGCCCGCTCAGCCTCTCTCGTCTCATCACGCGAACAATTCGGCATCACTGCCTCACATGTCCACGTTTAAGAAACGTCCACTGCCCACGTCACTATATGACGGTTTGACGATACCGCCGCCTTCATCATCGTCCGCTTCGTCTGCGTCGTATCTCCAAACGAATGATTCCATGTCCTCAAGATTCTCGAAGTATTCCCCGATGATGGACCCATCACGGGTCGGTCCGTCTACACTGCCTGCGCAGGATTACACGCCCAACtccaacaaatattatttaggcGATAACAAGGTCAAATTCGATCAGCAGTTCTCTCAACGTGAACGTATGCCATTCAAGAGGACCGGAGAAGCAATCTATGGCATAGGAAGTCCCAGTAAGCAGCCTAGAGTCTCTTGGCGAGTACCGAGTACCGACAAACAGATCGCTGAGCCGAAGCTGTCAACTGGAAGCGTGCTGAACGAACAGCAGAAACGACAAGAGATGAGTTTGCCAGTTCCTTTACCGAACGGAACTCTAGTGACATCCGGTGTTTACGATCAAAGAGTCGATAGCGGCGGCTATTCCGCGTCGGAATCATCTAGATATCAATCGGCTTACTGTGATAAGAAGATTTATCCGGAGTCCAAAATCGTGCGGAGCTCACCTTCATCGTATAATCATCCGGCAATCTCGAAACCTAATGCAAACATGCACGTCTTGCCGCAGCAGTTAAGCGGCGCTCAACCGATCTACTCGAATTACCGTCAGGCACTTCAGAAGTCGGCAAGTTCTCTCTGCGCGATGCCCGGTGGCCAGCCGATGGATCAACCTAGCAACACTGGCGCTGACAAAAGAGTGTTAAGTTTGCTAAGGAACAGTCTAGAGAACAAACAGCAGAGGGATGAACAGCTCAACAGCCAGCAGCCTATTTTGGTTAACCATAGTCAGCAAAGCTTTCAGAATAAG GTTGTCGCACCAGTCGAACCTAAAACGAACATCGGCAGACACAATCTGTCACCATTCACGGCGGCAAGTCTGCTAGAGCGTAACAGCAATACACCGCCTCATTATAAGCTCCACGTTCCGCGAGCAGTAGACTCGATCACTCAGGAGGCACCGCGCAGCATGTACGCTTCGAGGGTGAATGCATCCGCCACGTTACCTGGCAAGGAGGCTTCCCTCGTGGGACCTCGCGGCGCCGAGAATCAGATTCATCGTGACAAGGATGACGGTCTCGCCGCCATCTTAGCCGCGAAAATTAGGACGAAGGCAGAACTCAAACAA GTCGGGATCGGGCAGTTTACAACGAAAGCACCTCAGGATATGTTGTCCACGCCGAAag aGATTGATAATGCTGCCTCGACATCGACACCACCGCAATCCGGTTCATCCGCGGGCAGTCCGCCGAAATTAACGCGCGAAAAAACGGTCTGCTTGCCGCCTAGAAGACGCTTATTCTCGAGAACTGAGGACGACAACATGCCCGTAGCCGCTACCGTGCCCGCCGTCGTCACAATCGCATCCACGGTACCGGCTAGAGCGAGCGGATGCAGAAGTTCGTCCGAAACGTCGGTTTTCGACTTCCGGGAGAGCGATTCCGAAGGCGAGATGCCGGTTCTCGAGCGGCAAACTTTAGAGGAAATGAGGAGGGACAGGAAACAGTTATCCAAAGTGCAACCCCCGATTCCCCTTAATGATGCGGTGTGTATGAATATGGCATCCTCGACAGATCTCGTGAAGATAGAGCTGAAG GAAAACGATAAAATCAATGACATGGATCCATTTTGGAGTACCGCTTGTGATAAGTTTATAGAACAATTACGTACTGGCGACTCCGCGAAGAAACGAGGACGCAGGAAAAAATTGGGTGGTACCACAACGTTGAAGCTCGAGGAAGCAACTAACGACAGCGACAAGGAATCTGATACCAACGCATCGCAATCTTGCAGATCCGAAGATATTAAGGAATCGCTAGAAACGAATAAAGAAGACAAAAATTCGATCTTGAAGGACATCAAGATCAAGATAGAACCTGGGTTGAAGAAGGATGACGATAAACACTCAAACGACGATTCGGACGAAATACcgctaattaaaagaaaaaagcaggAGGTGAAGAAGGAAGATAGTGATTGCGATGAGGAAGTGATATGCCAGAGGAGACGAAATCGTCGTGGCAGTAGGATTAAGCTTGAATCCTCCAGTGGTAGTGAATCCTCGAGCGAGGATAGCGATGCCAGTACTGAGTTTCATGGCTCTTCAGTGGCTGACAGACTTCGAGCTAGAAAACGATCTATGGCTAACGTGTCCGAGGGTATGAAGCTTCGTTCAAGAGACGCTACTCCTCATAAAGTGAAGACAGAGAAGGAGTCCAAAGTATCCACACCTCCCAAAGGTGGAACTTCGCAAAAAGCAAAACCAAAACCGTTGTTCGGCGATGGCAGTGATTTCAGGCCTGGATGGGAAGAAGAGgtttatgtgtataaaagGTCTCTAAGAATGCCACCTAGATTAATAACAGTGTCAAAACCATCACGTTTTCACCGTCTGTCCACATCGTTGCCAGATTTGGATCCTGGTTCGCCAGCACTTTCCGTCTCAATGGATAGTTCCGACGTATGTCTCAGTCGTAATAAgagattaataatagatagCGATATGGAATCCAATTACAGCTTCAGCATCACTGGACTCGGTAGCAAAATTGATGATGAGGAAGCGACTTCGTCAACCACCGTTTCTTGTCCCCCGAAGACTATGCTGAAACATTTCCGATCGGAGAATAATTCCATTGTCGATGTTCTCGCACAAAAAGTCGGAAGTAGTGGTAGCAGTCAGAAGGACTTGAAGAAGAAGCAGAACTCGAAGGGTAGTAaggtttttaataaaaacagtaACGAGCCAGAACTTTTGCCGACGCCTAGTCTCACACCGCTTGTTTCATCCGAGACATCaaagaattctaaaaataaggtctcgttgaaaaataataaaaactcgaTTAAAGTCGCCAACTCCGTCCTTCTCGGTTATTTCCGCAAAGAGACGGTCAATAATTTCCGCGATGCATTCAAAAACAATCATACTCTACCCAACGAGTTCTCTACTATGGTTCTGAAAAGCAGAACAAGAACGGAGACAAAGATCTTGAAAAAGGAAGCAACTATTCGTGAAGTATTTGGTGAGGATAGACCTGCATCAGCTCCGCCAATGCAAAATCATGACGATACATCTCAAGACGATGATTCGCAGAACGAGACGCCGGAAACTGTGTTGGGCAAAGTACGAACGTTGAAGCAGAAAGTAGTATCCCGTTTGAGAAACGCCGGAATATTACGAAGTCACAAGGCGATTGCGAACTCTAAACGTCGGTTGTTAACCGCCGAGAGGCGGAAGGATTTGCTCAAGTCGCTTGCGAATAAAAAACTACATTGTATCAAAACTGAGATGGAACAGGATGAGACGAATGACGTTAGGGAAGAGGAAAATAATGATGAAGATGACAAGAACGATTTAGAAATTCGTAATAAAAAGAAGTTGAAACTCCGACCTGGTCGACGGAAATTCAGTTCTGGATTTGACTACATtcgtaagaagaaaaaacCGCTAAAGAGAGACGAGGCATTGccgaaagaaaggaaaaga caaagCCAAGCTAACAAACCAAGTCCGGAATGTGTGGCCGATATTCAATCCGAAATCAGGACGTGGGTTATCAAAAAAGGCGTTGGGGAAACCATATTACACCGCGCTGCCCGTCTTGGTTACACG GATGTGACTGCTTATTGTTTGGAGAAGCTCAATAGTACGCCAAGTCCTAAAGACAATGCGGGATACACGCCACTTCATGAGGCATGTTCCAAAGGTCATCTGGAGATCGCAAAACTCTTGTTGGCTTACGGCGCAAACGTTAGCGAGAGTGCTAACGGTGGTATCAG ACCGCTTCACGAAGCAGCGGAAAATGGTGCTACGGAGCTTGTACGGTTGCTGCTATCATACGGTGCAGATCCATTATTGGCTACTTACTCCGGACAAACGCCGTTAATGTTGGCCGTTGACACCGAAGCTAACTCTATTCTAGAACAGCACTTGGATGATATTCAAGGTCGTGTCACTGTGCCATGGTCATTTGCTGGTCCAGCTTCTATTTTCG ATCCGGAAGAAACGGGCTACAATCCGCTTGATGACGTTCCATCGGACAATCTTGAGTCAGTTGAGTTAAACGATGTCGAAATGGAAGTAAGCGATATCAATCTACCTGTCCTCTTCACCCTGAACAACGATCCCGACAAATGGGTGCTACTTCAAGATCTCATGGCAATTTTGCGAATAAAGAGTCGCGACGCTCTTCTCCGTCAAATTAATCCAAAGGCTCACTCCGGGCCACCTGCAATTGCGCATCGTGACGTCATGCGCGAACTAAAGCTGCCGGATTTCCTGGAACAGACACGTTGTTGTCATTTACTAAGCGGAGGCGAAAGAATCAATGTACGTGGTTCCAAAGTCACACTCATCAAGTACAACGACAAGGTGAAATCCTTGCTAAACGTGGAAAAGGTGTTGATTAATCTTAGGTGA